catgagagacagaaagagagagagaggcagagagacacaggcagagggagaagcaggctccatgcagggagcccgatgtgggactcgatcccaggactctaggatcacgacctgagccaaaggcagatgcttaaccgctgaggcacccaggcatccccctaaaaattctttaaaagggtGGTTCTTGGGATTTTAGATTCCTTGACTAGTAATATTTTCCTGAACATTGTAGGAAGAAACATCGGACTTGCCCACTTTTTTGTTAACAAGACTTAAACAAATGACTACATCTGCCATTACCATTCTGTCTTCAATGAGCCTTACATCTATTAACATCAATAGATTGGGAGGGCATAATGTCATAATAGAGGTTAGTGctttaagttgaaaaaaatttgcttgatgaaaaaattcaagttatttttctgtatctcaTTTTTCCATGAACTGATGAAAACTTCATGGACCATCACTGCCCTGTGGGCCAGTGTTGGGGACCACTAATTTCAAAGACATGTTTTGTGaacttcctgcctctccctgagGCCTGTGGCTTTCTCATTTCAGGATGAAGTATATTGAGACAGAGctgaaaaagaggaaagggatTGTGGAACATGAAGAACAGAAAGTCAAGCCGAAGAATGCAGAGGACTGTCTCTACGAACTTCCAGAAAACATCCGTGTTTCCTCAGCAAAGAAGACCGAAGAGATGCTTTCCAACCAGATGCTGAGCGGCATCCCCGAGGTGGACCTGGGCATCGAGTACGTTTCAGACCCCTGGTCTGGCCTCTCTCCTGCCCCTAGCCCACTGAAGAGCGCTCTGCTTTCCAGTTAAGGGGACTGTCACCTTGGAAACTCACAAATAACAACTATATTTTCTCTGGCAGGCTCAGATGTTTGTGCCCACAGTGTCTCTGGAGGATTAGTTGGTGTTATGAGACTTAAGGGACAGTCTCCTGAAAGCAAAAGtgtgctgttttgtttcttgagataCAGTAgcattatattggtttcaggtatacaacataatgattcgatatttgtatacaagtgtttgcttttattctttgttcaCAGCTCTTCAGTTCTATTCAGACCCTTGTATTCCTCTCTTTTATTCTAGCAGGAGCAATGTTGAAGGCTTACCTACCCCATgatcctcctttttattttttgcaaaaccTCTGCTCTAACACAGGATTGTTATGGAAGAAATATGATGGTCAGAATCCTCTTTGGGTGCTGTAGGAAGCTGGAAGACATCTAGATTCCCTCCTCTTTTCTGGACTTCTAGCTTTGGTAAACTGTAGAGCACTGTGCTCCAAGAAAGTGGATCTCCTTATGCACTGGTGGGCTTCTAGCCTGACCATTAATTCTGTCTGAGGACCAAAGGTAAGGCAATCTAACACATGTGGCTCCTTTTTCCCCAcagtgctaaaataaaaaatatcatttccacGGAGGATGCCAAGGCCCGTCTGCTGGCAGAGCAGCAGAACAAGAAGAAAGACAGTGAGACATCTTTCGTGCCCACCAACATGGCCGTGAATTATGTGCAGCACAACCGATGTAAGCTCTGGGGAAGTAGCCCTGCCACATTGGTGTGAGGTCCCCTCGTTCCCATACTTTGTCTGACACATTCCCTGGTCTCTTTTGATCCAGTTTATCATGAGGAGCTCAATGCCCCCGTACGGAGAAACAAAGATGAGCCCAAAGCCCGACCCTTGAGAGTGGGTGACACCGAAAAGCCAGAGCCTGAGCGTGAGTGTATCAGAGGCCTAAGAGCTGCCTGGAGCAGTCATTGGGGCCCGTGGAGGCAGGGTGGACTTTGGCTGGGGTAGAGCCTGGGCTGTggggccagggcacctgggttccACTCTATGCTCTGGACCACGGCCATGTGCCTTCCCCTTTCCAGGCCTcggtttactcatctgtaaatggggataGTAATAAAACCACACATTTGGGGTTGCTCCGAGGATTCACTGGGCTATCAAATataatagagaattaaaaaactAGGACATTTcaatgagcaaaaataaattaaaagttactCACAGTTACACCCAAAGATATGCGCTGctaacatttttatgtataacCTTCCAGACTTTAAAAAAACGTGTATAGAAACATATACTGTATACATACAATAGGATCTCATAGATTTTTACTCAGTAGTGTGCCCTGCATCTCTCTCTATGACAGTAGATAGACATTTTACTGTTGAGTGGCCATCTCATGTTCTACTGTAGGGATATACTGTAGTTCAAACTGGACTGGAcaaacacttaggttgtttctcatctttcccttttatttatttatttatttatttatttatttatttatttatttatttatttttccatctttcccttttatttttttttttatttttatttttttccatctttcccttTTAAACACTTTTTGCCTATATCATGTCCTTAGGCTCCAGGCCAAGAAGTCACCAAATGCTCCTCTAGAAGTGGGGTGATTTGTTCCCCCACTAGCAACATCCAGCTGTGTCCCTTTCCCTCTTGCTAACCAGCAccagtgggaggaggggggatgATCCTAAGGAAAAGCTGAGCAGGctattgttttcctttccctcctacttgggaaattattttctgtaCCATCTTGGTTGCATAGTCTTTGATTGCCAGAGTTTTGTGTTATTCACACATAGTAAGCAAGGACTTTGGTGTCACCAGACTTGGGTTCAACTCTCAACCTACTTTTGCTTTCTGAGCGACCCTGAGGAAGTCACTCTGGACAGTGATGGCAACATGCCCTTGTTCAAATTGCTGTGAAGGTTAAAAGAAGTCGTATCTGAAAGTGTTAAGCACCAGGCCTTGTACATAGCCAGACTCTCACTGCAGTGAAACACCGACTGTCTGGCCACCTAGTCTGCTGCTGATATCTGCATATGCCACCATACTGTCACTTGACTCCACCCTatgttaattttcatttactcaataacaagtatttactgaggcCCTACCAGGTTCCTATTTACCCAGGTAGGCACTGGGGCTCCTGTGGGGAATGAGACAGGCTTGGTCCTAGCCTAAGCAGAGCTGAAACCCATCGGTGGCTTCCAACGCGGCAAAcagcttttcctcttcctttgcagGGTCCCCTCCTAACCGCAAGCGTCCTGCTAATGAGAAGGCCACTGACGACTATCACTATGAGAAGTTCAAGAAGATGAACAGACGGTACTaagggtgggagaagggagaagttGCAGACTGGGATGTAAATAGTGCTGTCCCTCCCATACTCCCTTGATGAAATGCTTCTTGAACAGAAGTTTGCTTCTGTTCTGTTTGCTAGCAGACCATtccaaaaacagactcttagtCCTGCTGCTTACCTGCTGGATTTTTCAGGCACTGCATTTATAACCTTTTGAAACAATGTGTAGTTTCCCTATTTGGGGGCAAATTCTATTCTTGTGAGCGTTATTAAATCTTGTTTGTAAATATGTTGACTTTCTCTTAATATTGGCCCTGAGTCTGGAGGAAACAGCTGTTCAGAGTGAGATAAACTCTTTAGGTTGTGCTGCTAATTATTATATATGCAATCGTGTCTTCTACTTTCAAATACCTGGAGTTCAGAGATACATCCTTCACTGTTTATGATGGATCCACCTGACAGCAGGAAAATCTAGGATGGGATCAAAGGGACACTGATATTTTTTGACTTTTACAGTCACCTGTTTTcactaagaaagagaaacagtttctattatttttaggACTTAAgtattaaatatgaaatgaatcCAACCTTCTTGTTTGTATTGTGTCTCCTTATACTAACACTAGGTAATGTGTTGTGAGCCTGGAGGTGGGGGTTGGTAGCTCAAAAGCAAAATTTGTTTACTGAGAGATTTTCTCTTTGAGTTTAAAAGACATCGGCAGGCTCCAATCAGCTGGCTGTTGGGGGCAGTGCCCCCTGTGCTTTCATTTACCTGAGCACTTACACAAGTTGAGATGAGAAAAGAGCCAGTTTGGTTGACCTTTGGGCTGATTTTTAGAGTGGATGTTGTGGTTAGAGACTTTGGCTTGGAGTCTGAGCTGAGCCCTCCTCACAGCCTATTTTGCCCTTGGACAGATCTCTTTCCCTCTgagcttgttttctcatctgtaaaatggagagtgttttatttttctattttttcctccattaGAATGCATGGTCAGTGAAGGCAGGAATCACATCTACCTCATTTTATTAAATCCCCAAAGTCTAGTCCATAACCCAACACATGGGGAATCCTCAAAACCCTGACTGAGTGAATGAGTGTAAGTAATTTTTCTGGAGAAATCTGAGGAACACGACCTCATCGAGGTGGTGAAGGTCAGTAATAGTCATAAATCATGTTGCTGTATCATTCATATCATGTCATGAAAATAGCAGTGTACCCACATCTAGAATGTTCCTCCCCAACGCTGCTATCCCCAGtctaataatgagaaaaacatcCCATCCCAACAGCGGGGTATCCTACAAAAAATTTGACCAGCACTCCcccaaaactgtcaaggtcatcaaaaccaAGGAGGGCTTGAGAAAGTCTCAGCCAaggaggagcctaaggagacatgagaACGAAATATAATGTGGTATCGTGGATGGGATCCTAGCTCAGATACAGGACATCAGgtaaaaacttaaggaaaaatgaacaaattttagttgtatcaatgtaggttcattattttattttatttttttttaaagaattttattttattttatttatgatagtcacagagagagagagaggcagagacacacgcagagggaggagaagcaggctccatgc
The Vulpes vulpes isolate BD-2025 chromosome 2, VulVul3, whole genome shotgun sequence genome window above contains:
- the C2H9orf78 gene encoding splicing factor C9orf78 homolog — encoded protein: MPVTGKSFRRRRADSESEEDEQDSEEVRLKLEETREVQNLRKRPNGVSAVALLVGEKVQEETTLVDDPFQMKTGGMVDMKKLKERGKDKISEEEDLHLGTSFSAETNRRDEDADMMKYIETELKKRKGIVEHEEQKVKPKNAEDCLYELPENIRVSSAKKTEEMLSNQMLSGIPEVDLGIDAKIKNIISTEDAKARLLAEQQNKKKDSETSFVPTNMAVNYVQHNRFYHEELNAPVRRNKDEPKARPLRVGDTEKPEPERSPPNRKRPANEKATDDYHYEKFKKMNRRY